One part of the Scatophagus argus isolate fScaArg1 chromosome 12, fScaArg1.pri, whole genome shotgun sequence genome encodes these proteins:
- the rxfp1 gene encoding relaxin receptor 1 isoform X3: protein MRVYVAVILAYGVSALNITEEKVSCPLGYFPCGNLTVCLPQLMHCNGIDDCGNQADEENCGDNNGWPHLFDKYFGMPSSNAETKSNICLLGVVPELCQCRDLELDCDSTQLRDIPVVAINVTMMSLQRNQLQKLRANAFFKYQSLQKLYLQHNRIQDVSPDAFRGLYNLTRLYLSYNKISVLMPGVFQDLHKLEWLILENNNIHQMSTMTFSGLNSLVLLVLLNNSLTTLDDICREMPRLNWLDLEGNLIESIGNGSLRSCSMLTVLVLQRNRISHIHEQAFSVLQKLGELDLSNNRLVAIPPNLFVLLGDLLQLNISYNPLVKLQVDHFDKLAKLKSLSIEGIEIENIQRRMFEPLKYLTHIYFKKFQYCGYAPHVRSCKPNTDGISSFEDLLANIVLRVFVWVVSATTCFGNIFVICMRSYIRSENKLHAMCIISLCCADGLMGIYLFMIGAYDLKFRGEYNRHAQAWMDSIQCQVIGSLAMLSTEVSVLLLTYLTLEKYICIVYPFQYLTPGWRRTVTILIGIWVFGFIVAFLPLACKGLFRNFYGTNGVCFPLHSEQPETLWAHVYSIVIFLGLNLVAFLIIVLSYASMFYNIQRTGTQTTKYSNHIKNEVTIAKRFFSIVITDSLCWIPIFILKILSLLQVPSAPGWSYLFSPSTVPLTLSFTH from the exons gaGATAATAATGGATGGCCCCATCTTTTCGACAAGTATTTCGGAATGCCCAGCTCAAATGCTGAAACAAAGTCCAATATATGCT TGCTGGGTGTTGTTCCTGAGCTTTGCCAGTGTCGAGACCTGGAGCTGGACTGTGACAGCACACAGCTTCGAGATATTCCAGTGGTAGCGATAAATGTCACTATGAT GTCCCTACAAAGGAACCAGCTTCAGAAACTGCGAGCAAACGCATTCTTTAAGTACCAGAGCCTACAGAAACT ATATCTGCAACACAACAGAATTCAAGATGTGAGTCCCGATGCATTCAGAGGGCTTTATAATTTAACAAGACT ATATCTGAGCTACAACAAGATATCTGTCCTGATGCCAGGGGTGTTCCAGGACCTGCACAAGCTGGAGTGGTT GATCCTGGAAAATAACAACATCCATCAAATGTCTACCATGACCTTTTCGGGGCTGAACTCCCTTGTTTTACT GGTTTTGTTGAACAACTCTTTGACAACGCTGGATGACATCTGTCGAGAAATGCCAAGACTGAACTGGCT GGATTTGGAGGGAAATCTCATCGAAAGCATTGGAAATGGCTCATTACGCTCATGCAGTATGCTGACAGTTCT GGTTTTACAGAGGAACAGGATCAGCCATATACATGAGCAAGCTTTCTCAGTCCTCCAAAAGCTTGGAGAATT GGATCTGTCTAACAACAGACTGGTGGCGATCCCTCCCAATCTCTTTGTCTTACTGGGGGATTTGCTCCAACT GAATATATCATACAATCCCCTTGTGAAGCTCCAAGTTGACCACTTTGACAAGCTGGCTAAGTTGAAGTCATT GAGCATAGAAGGAATAGAGATTGAAAACATACAACGGAGGATGTTTGAACCTCTCAAATACTTGACTCATAT ctactttaaaaaATTCCAGTACTGTGGCTATGCTCCTCATGTGCGCAGCTGCAAACCCAACACTGATGGCATCTCGTCCTTCGAAGACCTGCTGGCCAACATCGTGCTGAGGGTCTTCGTCTGGGTGGTCTCTGCCACCACGTGCTTCGGCAACATCTTCGTCATCTGCATGCGGTCGTACATCCGATCAGAGAACAAACTCCATGCCATGTGCATCATCTCACTCTGCT GTGCAGACGGGCTGATGGGAATCTACCTTTTCATGATTGGTGCATATGATCTGAAGTTCCGTGGCGAGTACAACCGGCATGCACAAGCCTGGATGGACAGCATTCAGTGTCAGGTCATTGGATCTTTGGCCATGCTGTCCACTGAGGTATCAGTTCTTCTCCTCACTTACCTCACTCTGGAGAAATACATCTGCATCGTCTACCCTTTCCAGTACTTGACGCCTGGCTGGCGACGAACTGTCACCATCCTTATCGGGATATGGGTGTTCGGTTTTATTGTTGCCTTCCTTCCACTTGCCTGCAAGGGGCTATTTCGCAACTTCTATGGGACTAATGGAGTTTGCTTCCCGCTGCACTCTGAGCAGCCAGAGACGCTTTGGGCACATGTTTACTCCATCGTCATTTTCTTGG GTCTGAACTTGGTGGCATTCCTCATTATTGTCTTATCCTATGCAAGCATGTTCTATAACATCCAGAGAACAGGGACTCAGACCACAAAATACAGCAACCACATCAAGAATGAGGTGACCATCGCCAAAAGGTTCTTCTCTATCGTCATTACTGACTCGCTTTGCTGGATCCCCATTTTCATCCTCAAGAtcctgtcactgctgcag GTACCATCAGCTCCTGGGTGGTCATATTTATTCTCCCCATCAACAGTGCCCTTAACCCTATCCTTTACACACTGA
- the rxfp1 gene encoding relaxin receptor 1 isoform X2, protein MRVYVAVILAYGVSALNITEEKVSCPLGYFPCGNLTVCLPQLMHCNGIDDCGNQADEENCGDNNGWPHLFDKYFGMPSSNAETKSNICLLGVVPELCQCRDLELDCDSTQLRDIPVVAINVTMMSLQRNQLQKLRANAFFKYQSLQKLYLQHNRIQDVSPDAFRGLYNLTRLYLSYNKISVLMPGVFQDLHKLEWLILENNNIHQMSTMTFSGLNSLVLLVLLNNSLTTLDDICREMPRLNWLDLEGNLIESIGNGSLRSCSMLTVLVLQRNRISHIHEQAFSVLQKLGELNISYNPLVKLQVDHFDKLAKLKSLSIEGIEIENIQRRMFEPLKYLTHIYFKKFQYCGYAPHVRSCKPNTDGISSFEDLLANIVLRVFVWVVSATTCFGNIFVICMRSYIRSENKLHAMCIISLCCADGLMGIYLFMIGAYDLKFRGEYNRHAQAWMDSIQCQVIGSLAMLSTEVSVLLLTYLTLEKYICIVYPFQYLTPGWRRTVTILIGIWVFGFIVAFLPLACKGLFRNFYGTNGVCFPLHSEQPETLWAHVYSIVIFLGLNLVAFLIIVLSYASMFYNIQRTGTQTTKYSNHIKNEVTIAKRFFSIVITDSLCWIPIFILKILSLLQVEIPGTISSWVVIFILPINSALNPILYTLTTRPFKETILQVWANYRQKRPLLSGHQAHHPSLTWQEMWPLQDNSHGVTAGHPVQTTGTVTKLTPVENTNDGYNDMTLCTQKQQRHHTVLSVCSQKQAMPQTLTHTRIYASTNELI, encoded by the exons gaGATAATAATGGATGGCCCCATCTTTTCGACAAGTATTTCGGAATGCCCAGCTCAAATGCTGAAACAAAGTCCAATATATGCT TGCTGGGTGTTGTTCCTGAGCTTTGCCAGTGTCGAGACCTGGAGCTGGACTGTGACAGCACACAGCTTCGAGATATTCCAGTGGTAGCGATAAATGTCACTATGAT GTCCCTACAAAGGAACCAGCTTCAGAAACTGCGAGCAAACGCATTCTTTAAGTACCAGAGCCTACAGAAACT ATATCTGCAACACAACAGAATTCAAGATGTGAGTCCCGATGCATTCAGAGGGCTTTATAATTTAACAAGACT ATATCTGAGCTACAACAAGATATCTGTCCTGATGCCAGGGGTGTTCCAGGACCTGCACAAGCTGGAGTGGTT GATCCTGGAAAATAACAACATCCATCAAATGTCTACCATGACCTTTTCGGGGCTGAACTCCCTTGTTTTACT GGTTTTGTTGAACAACTCTTTGACAACGCTGGATGACATCTGTCGAGAAATGCCAAGACTGAACTGGCT GGATTTGGAGGGAAATCTCATCGAAAGCATTGGAAATGGCTCATTACGCTCATGCAGTATGCTGACAGTTCT GGTTTTACAGAGGAACAGGATCAGCCATATACATGAGCAAGCTTTCTCAGTCCTCCAAAAGCTTGGAGAATT GAATATATCATACAATCCCCTTGTGAAGCTCCAAGTTGACCACTTTGACAAGCTGGCTAAGTTGAAGTCATT GAGCATAGAAGGAATAGAGATTGAAAACATACAACGGAGGATGTTTGAACCTCTCAAATACTTGACTCATAT ctactttaaaaaATTCCAGTACTGTGGCTATGCTCCTCATGTGCGCAGCTGCAAACCCAACACTGATGGCATCTCGTCCTTCGAAGACCTGCTGGCCAACATCGTGCTGAGGGTCTTCGTCTGGGTGGTCTCTGCCACCACGTGCTTCGGCAACATCTTCGTCATCTGCATGCGGTCGTACATCCGATCAGAGAACAAACTCCATGCCATGTGCATCATCTCACTCTGCT GTGCAGACGGGCTGATGGGAATCTACCTTTTCATGATTGGTGCATATGATCTGAAGTTCCGTGGCGAGTACAACCGGCATGCACAAGCCTGGATGGACAGCATTCAGTGTCAGGTCATTGGATCTTTGGCCATGCTGTCCACTGAGGTATCAGTTCTTCTCCTCACTTACCTCACTCTGGAGAAATACATCTGCATCGTCTACCCTTTCCAGTACTTGACGCCTGGCTGGCGACGAACTGTCACCATCCTTATCGGGATATGGGTGTTCGGTTTTATTGTTGCCTTCCTTCCACTTGCCTGCAAGGGGCTATTTCGCAACTTCTATGGGACTAATGGAGTTTGCTTCCCGCTGCACTCTGAGCAGCCAGAGACGCTTTGGGCACATGTTTACTCCATCGTCATTTTCTTGG GTCTGAACTTGGTGGCATTCCTCATTATTGTCTTATCCTATGCAAGCATGTTCTATAACATCCAGAGAACAGGGACTCAGACCACAAAATACAGCAACCACATCAAGAATGAGGTGACCATCGCCAAAAGGTTCTTCTCTATCGTCATTACTGACTCGCTTTGCTGGATCCCCATTTTCATCCTCAAGAtcctgtcactgctgcaggtgGAGATTCCCG GTACCATCAGCTCCTGGGTGGTCATATTTATTCTCCCCATCAACAGTGCCCTTAACCCTATCCTTTACACACTGACTACACGGCCTTTCAAAGAGACCATTCTGCAGGTATGGGCTAACTACCGGCAGAAGAGGCCTCTACTCAGTGGTCACCAAGCTCATCATCCATCACTCACCTGGCAGGAAATGTGGCCTCTGCAGGACAACAGCCATGGCGTCACCGCAGGCCACCCAGTGCAAACAACAGGCACTGTAACCAAGCTCACCCCTGTGGAAAACACCAATGATGGGTACAACGACATGACCttgtgcacacagaaacaacagaggCACCATACAGTGCTGTCAGTATGCTCACAGAAACAAGCAATGCcgcaaacactcacacacactcgcattTACGCATCAACAAATGAACTCATCTAG
- the rxfp1 gene encoding relaxin receptor 1 isoform X1, translated as MRVYVAVILAYGVSALNITEEKVSCPLGYFPCGNLTVCLPQLMHCNGIDDCGNQADEENCGDNNGWPHLFDKYFGMPSSNAETKSNICLLGVVPELCQCRDLELDCDSTQLRDIPVVAINVTMMSLQRNQLQKLRANAFFKYQSLQKLYLQHNRIQDVSPDAFRGLYNLTRLYLSYNKISVLMPGVFQDLHKLEWLILENNNIHQMSTMTFSGLNSLVLLVLLNNSLTTLDDICREMPRLNWLDLEGNLIESIGNGSLRSCSMLTVLVLQRNRISHIHEQAFSVLQKLGELDLSNNRLVAIPPNLFVLLGDLLQLNISYNPLVKLQVDHFDKLAKLKSLSIEGIEIENIQRRMFEPLKYLTHIYFKKFQYCGYAPHVRSCKPNTDGISSFEDLLANIVLRVFVWVVSATTCFGNIFVICMRSYIRSENKLHAMCIISLCCADGLMGIYLFMIGAYDLKFRGEYNRHAQAWMDSIQCQVIGSLAMLSTEVSVLLLTYLTLEKYICIVYPFQYLTPGWRRTVTILIGIWVFGFIVAFLPLACKGLFRNFYGTNGVCFPLHSEQPETLWAHVYSIVIFLGLNLVAFLIIVLSYASMFYNIQRTGTQTTKYSNHIKNEVTIAKRFFSIVITDSLCWIPIFILKILSLLQVEIPGTISSWVVIFILPINSALNPILYTLTTRPFKETILQVWANYRQKRPLLSGHQAHHPSLTWQEMWPLQDNSHGVTAGHPVQTTGTVTKLTPVENTNDGYNDMTLCTQKQQRHHTVLSVCSQKQAMPQTLTHTRIYASTNELI; from the exons gaGATAATAATGGATGGCCCCATCTTTTCGACAAGTATTTCGGAATGCCCAGCTCAAATGCTGAAACAAAGTCCAATATATGCT TGCTGGGTGTTGTTCCTGAGCTTTGCCAGTGTCGAGACCTGGAGCTGGACTGTGACAGCACACAGCTTCGAGATATTCCAGTGGTAGCGATAAATGTCACTATGAT GTCCCTACAAAGGAACCAGCTTCAGAAACTGCGAGCAAACGCATTCTTTAAGTACCAGAGCCTACAGAAACT ATATCTGCAACACAACAGAATTCAAGATGTGAGTCCCGATGCATTCAGAGGGCTTTATAATTTAACAAGACT ATATCTGAGCTACAACAAGATATCTGTCCTGATGCCAGGGGTGTTCCAGGACCTGCACAAGCTGGAGTGGTT GATCCTGGAAAATAACAACATCCATCAAATGTCTACCATGACCTTTTCGGGGCTGAACTCCCTTGTTTTACT GGTTTTGTTGAACAACTCTTTGACAACGCTGGATGACATCTGTCGAGAAATGCCAAGACTGAACTGGCT GGATTTGGAGGGAAATCTCATCGAAAGCATTGGAAATGGCTCATTACGCTCATGCAGTATGCTGACAGTTCT GGTTTTACAGAGGAACAGGATCAGCCATATACATGAGCAAGCTTTCTCAGTCCTCCAAAAGCTTGGAGAATT GGATCTGTCTAACAACAGACTGGTGGCGATCCCTCCCAATCTCTTTGTCTTACTGGGGGATTTGCTCCAACT GAATATATCATACAATCCCCTTGTGAAGCTCCAAGTTGACCACTTTGACAAGCTGGCTAAGTTGAAGTCATT GAGCATAGAAGGAATAGAGATTGAAAACATACAACGGAGGATGTTTGAACCTCTCAAATACTTGACTCATAT ctactttaaaaaATTCCAGTACTGTGGCTATGCTCCTCATGTGCGCAGCTGCAAACCCAACACTGATGGCATCTCGTCCTTCGAAGACCTGCTGGCCAACATCGTGCTGAGGGTCTTCGTCTGGGTGGTCTCTGCCACCACGTGCTTCGGCAACATCTTCGTCATCTGCATGCGGTCGTACATCCGATCAGAGAACAAACTCCATGCCATGTGCATCATCTCACTCTGCT GTGCAGACGGGCTGATGGGAATCTACCTTTTCATGATTGGTGCATATGATCTGAAGTTCCGTGGCGAGTACAACCGGCATGCACAAGCCTGGATGGACAGCATTCAGTGTCAGGTCATTGGATCTTTGGCCATGCTGTCCACTGAGGTATCAGTTCTTCTCCTCACTTACCTCACTCTGGAGAAATACATCTGCATCGTCTACCCTTTCCAGTACTTGACGCCTGGCTGGCGACGAACTGTCACCATCCTTATCGGGATATGGGTGTTCGGTTTTATTGTTGCCTTCCTTCCACTTGCCTGCAAGGGGCTATTTCGCAACTTCTATGGGACTAATGGAGTTTGCTTCCCGCTGCACTCTGAGCAGCCAGAGACGCTTTGGGCACATGTTTACTCCATCGTCATTTTCTTGG GTCTGAACTTGGTGGCATTCCTCATTATTGTCTTATCCTATGCAAGCATGTTCTATAACATCCAGAGAACAGGGACTCAGACCACAAAATACAGCAACCACATCAAGAATGAGGTGACCATCGCCAAAAGGTTCTTCTCTATCGTCATTACTGACTCGCTTTGCTGGATCCCCATTTTCATCCTCAAGAtcctgtcactgctgcaggtgGAGATTCCCG GTACCATCAGCTCCTGGGTGGTCATATTTATTCTCCCCATCAACAGTGCCCTTAACCCTATCCTTTACACACTGACTACACGGCCTTTCAAAGAGACCATTCTGCAGGTATGGGCTAACTACCGGCAGAAGAGGCCTCTACTCAGTGGTCACCAAGCTCATCATCCATCACTCACCTGGCAGGAAATGTGGCCTCTGCAGGACAACAGCCATGGCGTCACCGCAGGCCACCCAGTGCAAACAACAGGCACTGTAACCAAGCTCACCCCTGTGGAAAACACCAATGATGGGTACAACGACATGACCttgtgcacacagaaacaacagaggCACCATACAGTGCTGTCAGTATGCTCACAGAAACAAGCAATGCcgcaaacactcacacacactcgcattTACGCATCAACAAATGAACTCATCTAG